A single Amphiprion ocellaris isolate individual 3 ecotype Okinawa chromosome 15, ASM2253959v1, whole genome shotgun sequence DNA region contains:
- the LOC111580938 gene encoding BOLA class I histocompatibility antigen, alpha chain BL3-6-like: MPSRFPHLGNSQGVSTTRVPAEPHPGPERTTRNEQKEEEAAEQQAVGVGLTRTEKSSHPSDQAQFTNKRRQWSVLKMLLIAVLVLLGAQLTVHGEKHSLTYIYTALSKPVGYPGIHEFTAMGLLDDKMIDYYDSENQVKVPKQSWMKERLQKDYWDKGTQSRRSKQQWFKVNIEILMKRMRQNDSDIHVLQWMHGCVGDVQDDGSIKFNRGMDMYNYDGSEFLSFDDGNGVWVASVKSAEATKRKWDGVLVLKEYTKGYLENECIKWLKEFLDYGKKHLKEVSKPEVFLYTTKSRVETNVVLNCLATGFYPKDIIMQIKQNGRVLGKLDGLKSSNVRPNEDDTFQQRDYVEILKSDVSTYSCRIIHKASDIDIEEVWAGDSNTGVIIGAVIVVLLLLVGVVLVVLKMTGKIGGAGRGARDINVAAIAVPAASPANGNAANASHVLLNQNEGRDFRSSGSNDDLKDGKGSKGSLSGSDSGVSSSGRESQTPEAASLLNNPESG, from the exons ATGCCGTCGAGATTCCCACATTTGGGGAATTCGCAAGGGGTCAGCACAACCAGAGTGCCAGCTGAGCCTCACCCTGG CCCTGAACGCACCACACGGAACGagcagaaggaggaagaagcagCCGAGCAGCAAGCGGTCGGTGTCGGCCTGACACGGACAGAAAAGTCGAGCCATCCGTCCGATCAAGCCCAATTTACTAACAAGAGAAGACAGTGGTCTGTGCTCAAAATGCTGCTGATCGCAGTTTTGGTCCTCCTGGGGGCTCAACTGACGGTTCATGGCG AGAAGCATTCCCTCACTTACATCTACACGGCCCTCTCCAAACCTGTCGGTTACCCGGGCATCCATGAGTTCACTGCCATGGGCTTGCTCGACGATAAGATGATCGACTACTACGATAGCGAGAACCAGGTAAAAGTTCCCAAACAAAGCTGGATGAAGGAGCGACTACAGAAGGATTACTGGGATAAAGGAACTCAGTCCCGCCGAAGCAAGCAGCAGTGGTTCAAGGTGAACATTGAGATCCTGATGAAGCGAATGaggcagaatgactcag ACATCCATGTTCTCCAGTGGATGCATGGCTGCGTGGGCGATGTGCAGGATGACGGCTCGATCAAATTTAACCGTGGCATGGACATGTACAACTACGATGGAAGTGAATTCCTCTCGTTCGATGATGGGAACGGCGTCTGGGTGGCCTCGGTTAAGTCGGCGGAAGCAACCAAGAGGAAGTGGGATGGTGTCCTGGTGCTGAAGGAGTACACCAAGGGCTACCTGGAGAATGAGTGCATTAAGTGGCTGAAGGAGTTTTTGGATTATGGGAAAAAGCATCTGAAAGAAGTCT CTAAACCTGAGGTCTTCTTGTACACAACAAAATCCAGAGTGGAGACCAATGTGGTTCTGAATTGCCTGGCCACCGGCTTCTACCCAAAAGACATCATCATGCAGATCAAACAGAACGGCCGTGTCTTGGGTAAACTGGATGGACTGAAGAGCTCTAATGTTCGTCCAAATGAGGACGACACCTTTCAGCAGAGAGACTATGTGGAGATTTTGAAGTCTGATGTGTCGACGTACAGTTGTCGGATCATTCATAAAGCGTCTGACATAGACATTGAGGAGGTTTGGG CTGGAGATTCGAACACGGGTGTCATCATTGGTGCAGTGATAGTAGTACTTTTGCTTCTTGTTGGAGTGGTGCTGGTCGTCTTGAAGATGACGGGCAAAATCG GAGGTGCCGGACGTGGAGCCAGGGACATCAATG tcgCTGCGATTGCCGTGCCGGCTGCATCTCCTGCCAATG gcaaTGCGGCTAACGCCTCGCACGTACTGCTCAACC aAAACGAAGGCCGAGACTTTCGCTCCTCTG gtaGCAACGATGACTTGAAGGATGGCAAAG GGTCTAAAGGATCTCTGAGCGGCAGTGACTCTGGTGTCTCTT CAAGTGGTCGGGAAAGCCAGACTCCTGAGGCAGCGAGTCTCCTGAATAACCCAGAATCAGGCTGA
- the qrfp gene encoding uncharacterized protein qrfp: MRLSFHLGASLLSLALLLPWTVTSHPVSPTALLPTVDRPELQSALLDLQAALEEQRDNWSEWDQDPRPEEEEEEALLRAQREEGDEENGWKRNEALTSIAGGLQAVSREKGGFGFRFGRKRWTDRGWRDGGMEGGEGRMQEDDERGG; the protein is encoded by the coding sequence atGAGACTTTCCTTCCATCTCGgtgcctccctcctctccctcgccctcctcctcccatGGACCGTCACATCTCACCCTGTCTCCCCCACTGCCCTCCTGCCCACAGTGGACAGACCCGAGCTGCAGTCGGCCCTGCTGGACCTCCAGGCTGCTCTGGAGGAGCAAAGGGACAACTGGTCAGAGTGGGATCAAGACCCCCgacctgaggaggaggaggaggaggcactGCTGAGGGCCCAGAGAGAAGAAGGAGACGAGGAGAACGGCTGGAAGAGGAACGAAGCACTGACCTCAATCGCTGGAGGACTGCAGGCCGTCAGCCGCGAGAAAGGAGGGTTCGGTTTCCGCTTCGGCAGGAAACGGTGGACTGACAGAgggtggagggatggagggatggagggaggagaaggTAGGATGCAAGAAGACGATGAGAGAGGAGGctga